A window of the Henckelia pumila isolate YLH828 chromosome 3, ASM3356847v2, whole genome shotgun sequence genome harbors these coding sequences:
- the LOC140889542 gene encoding uncharacterized protein, with protein MEGPKSLEVKEDTRAENSSTADALAQMPNYEKFLKDLRKNKKKLNDITQVTINEECFVVLQNKLPTKSQHPGSFSIPCHIGSLSFNNVLCDLGSSINLMPYSLARKLGIGNIEPTSISLKFADRSIKYPRGIVENVIVKIDKFIYPIDFFVLDMDENYEVPMILVRLFLATSRALIDVGKRGSVRDNPIGKSFFAIDVVNVCVEEFLQGNDNNDVVLQPQDKKSHVKGVGGSHDKARHTTTTVDDPP; from the exons ATGGAAGGGCCAAAAAGTTTAGAAGTAAAGGAGGATACGCGTGCTGAAAATTCCTCCAcggcag atgcattAGCTCAAATGCCTAACTATGAAAAATTTCTGAAGGACTTgcggaaaaacaagaagaagttGAATGATATAACACAAGTCACAATTAATGAGGAATGCTTTGTGGTGCTGCAGAATAagcttccaacaaaatctcaacATCCAGGGAGTTTCTCCATACCTTGTCATATTGGAAGTTTATCATTTAATAATGTTTTGTGTGATTTAGGATCGAGCATAAATTTGATGCCTTATTCCCTTGCTCGGAAATTAGGAATAGGAAATATTGAACCTACTTCtatctctcttaaatttgctgatagATCAATCAAATATCCAAGGGGGATAGTGGAGAATGTAATAGTCAAGATAGACAAGTTTATTTATCCTATTGATTTTTTCGTTCTGGATATGGATGAGAATTATGAGGTTCCTATGATTTTAGTTCGTCTGTTTCTTGCTACTAGTAGGGCCTTAATTGATGTGGGAAAAAGGGGA TCGGTTAGAGATAATCCAATTGGAAAATCTTTCTTTGCGATTGATGTTGTTAATGTTTGTGTGGAAGAATTTTTGCAGGGAAATGACAATAATGATGTCGTTTTGCAGCCACAAGATAAAAAATCGCATGTTAAAGGAGTTGGAGGGAGCCATGATAAAGCCAGACATACAACCACGACAGTGGATGATCCGCCATGA